Proteins from a genomic interval of Sulfurimonas sp. HSL3-2:
- the glgA gene encoding glycogen synthase GlgA: MSQEKLKVLFAASEVVGFAKTGGLADVAGALPKAIKKLGHDIIVVMPRYYQIDKSQLTKLEAPLGVPMGAMGELWAGVYTTTLAQSEVPVYFIDYERYFGRSGLYDDHEGSFEDNANRFIFFSKAALQLCKMLHFTPDIIHANDWHTAAIPLLMKTRFVHDFAFAKSVLTIHNLQHQGNFHKNIMDVMEVGWDHYNSHEFESMNSVNLLKGGIMHADAVTTVSKKYAQEIQTPEFGFGLQDHIGAHSDKLFGILNGVDYDEWNPSVDNLIAKKYDIDDMSGKLECKRDIQRHFNLEVRENVPLIGFVGRFVEQKGIGLIATVINGLLDMDVQIVMLGAGEKWADGFFGNVAYHRPNFGLHVGYSDGLAHKIEAGCDMFLMPSLFEPCGLNQIYSLRYGTLPIVRATGGLDDTIVNFDEHHQHGNGFKFYDAAPEALYYTVLWAVEIYYKDKAAFKDMQERAMKEHFSWDDSAKSYEAVYQYILNRHNTPKPIL, from the coding sequence ATGAGTCAAGAGAAGTTAAAGGTTCTGTTTGCAGCTTCAGAAGTAGTCGGATTTGCAAAGACAGGCGGGCTTGCAGACGTGGCGGGTGCTCTTCCGAAGGCGATAAAAAAACTTGGTCACGACATCATAGTCGTCATGCCGAGGTACTATCAGATAGACAAAAGCCAGCTCACTAAACTTGAAGCTCCTTTGGGTGTACCTATGGGCGCAATGGGAGAGCTTTGGGCAGGAGTTTATACGACTACTTTAGCTCAAAGTGAAGTGCCGGTATATTTTATAGATTATGAGAGATATTTTGGAAGAAGTGGACTTTATGATGACCATGAAGGTTCATTTGAAGACAATGCGAACCGTTTTATATTTTTCTCAAAAGCGGCTTTACAGCTTTGTAAGATGCTGCATTTTACGCCTGATATCATTCATGCAAATGATTGGCATACCGCAGCGATCCCTCTCTTGATGAAGACAAGATTCGTCCATGATTTTGCTTTTGCGAAGTCTGTACTTACTATTCATAACTTGCAGCACCAAGGCAATTTCCATAAAAACATCATGGATGTAATGGAGGTCGGCTGGGATCATTACAACTCTCATGAGTTTGAAAGTATGAACAGCGTAAATCTTTTAAAAGGCGGTATTATGCATGCAGATGCCGTTACGACGGTCTCAAAAAAATATGCGCAGGAGATCCAAACACCGGAGTTCGGGTTTGGACTGCAAGACCACATAGGAGCACATAGTGATAAGCTTTTTGGAATCCTTAACGGGGTGGATTACGATGAATGGAACCCTTCTGTAGATAATCTGATCGCTAAAAAATACGACATCGATGATATGTCAGGAAAACTGGAGTGTAAGAGAGATATTCAAAGACATTTCAATCTTGAAGTGCGGGAGAATGTACCTCTTATAGGTTTTGTCGGACGTTTTGTGGAGCAAAAGGGGATCGGGCTGATAGCAACCGTTATAAACGGTCTTTTAGATATGGATGTTCAGATCGTGATGCTTGGAGCGGGAGAGAAGTGGGCAGACGGCTTTTTTGGAAATGTTGCCTATCACCGTCCGAATTTCGGCTTACATGTAGGATACAGCGACGGACTGGCACACAAGATAGAAGCAGGGTGCGATATGTTTTTGATGCCTTCACTCTTCGAGCCGTGCGGGTTGAACCAGATATACAGTCTTCGTTACGGGACGCTGCCGATCGTGCGTGCGACGGGCGGACTTGACGATACGATAGTAAACTTTGACGAACATCATCAGCACGGAAACGGATTTAAGTTTTACGATGCGGCTCCCGAGGCACTTTACTATACGGTGTTGTGGGCAGTTGAAATATACTACAAAGATAAAGCAGCATTTAAAGATATGCAGGAGCGCGCGATGAAAGAACATTTTAGCTGGGATGATTCGGCAAAGAGTTATGAAGCCGTTTACCAATACATCCTAAACAGACACAATACACCAAAGCCGATACTATGA
- the glgB gene encoding 1,4-alpha-glucan branching protein GlgB, which yields MKHEIFYDVTLFTEFDIYLFKEGTHVKLYNHFGSHFMQRDGVKGVYFAVWAPNANGVSVIGDFNYYDALSHPLKLREDGSGIWEGFITDIEQGLTYKYHISSHTGSTQKADPYAFYAEVAPSSASRIWSLDGYKWDDKQWMRSRHKNNSHTAAISIYEMHLGSWKRKVEENNRFLTYIEAANELAVYLKEMNFTHVELLPITEYPFEGSWGYQVTGYFAPTSRYGTPDEFMAFVDIMHNNGIGVILDWVPSHFVTDGHGLMNFDGTCLYEHEDPRKGFHPEWGSAIFNYDRNEVRAFLISSAMFWLEFYHLDGIRVDAVASMLYLDYARKEGEWVPNEDGSNINRGAVTFLKQLNTTTYGAFNDIMMFAEESTNYSMVSRPVDVGGLGFGYKWNMGWMHDILKYMKIDPLFRQHHHHHLTFSFVYMYNENYLLPLSHDEVVHMKGSLINKMPGSNDKKFANLRALYALMFAHPGKKLLFMGAEFAQFAEWNFQQSLDWHLLEYKEHRGINNILKTLNRLYIDLPALHKNDVQSSGFEWIDENDYTANVISFVRKGGRGVKSLLIICNFSDKEHTSYRIGVPNKGEYIEVFNSDDESFGGEGRVNAKSMTSETKICHGRKNSLQVTLPPLSVVYLQKAK from the coding sequence ATGAAGCATGAGATCTTTTATGACGTAACACTTTTTACGGAGTTTGATATCTACCTGTTCAAAGAGGGTACACATGTAAAACTTTATAATCATTTTGGTTCCCATTTTATGCAAAGAGATGGTGTGAAAGGTGTCTACTTCGCAGTCTGGGCTCCAAACGCAAACGGCGTTAGTGTTATCGGAGATTTTAACTATTATGATGCACTCTCTCATCCATTGAAACTGCGAGAAGACGGTTCTGGTATATGGGAAGGGTTTATAACAGATATAGAACAGGGACTGACGTATAAATATCATATATCATCACATACGGGCAGTACTCAAAAAGCCGATCCATACGCTTTTTATGCAGAAGTAGCTCCTAGTTCGGCATCGCGTATCTGGAGTTTGGACGGTTATAAGTGGGATGATAAACAGTGGATGAGATCACGCCATAAAAATAACTCTCACACCGCAGCGATCTCGATCTATGAGATGCATCTTGGTTCGTGGAAGAGAAAAGTGGAGGAAAACAACCGCTTTTTGACATACATAGAAGCTGCGAATGAACTGGCGGTCTATCTAAAAGAGATGAACTTTACGCATGTAGAATTACTTCCGATCACGGAGTATCCATTTGAAGGTTCATGGGGATATCAGGTTACGGGATATTTTGCGCCGACATCACGTTACGGTACGCCTGATGAGTTTATGGCCTTTGTGGATATCATGCACAATAACGGTATTGGAGTGATCCTGGACTGGGTTCCGTCGCATTTTGTGACCGACGGGCATGGTCTTATGAACTTTGACGGGACCTGCCTTTACGAACATGAAGACCCGAGAAAAGGGTTCCATCCCGAGTGGGGCAGTGCTATTTTTAACTATGACAGAAACGAAGTACGCGCTTTTTTAATCAGTTCAGCAATGTTTTGGCTTGAGTTTTATCATCTTGACGGTATCAGAGTCGATGCCGTTGCATCTATGCTGTATCTTGATTATGCAAGAAAAGAGGGTGAATGGGTGCCAAACGAGGATGGCAGTAATATAAACCGTGGTGCCGTCACTTTCTTAAAACAGCTCAATACTACTACTTACGGTGCATTTAATGACATCATGATGTTTGCCGAAGAGTCTACAAACTACTCGATGGTAAGCAGACCCGTAGATGTCGGCGGACTTGGATTCGGATATAAATGGAACATGGGCTGGATGCACGATATCTTGAAATATATGAAGATAGATCCGCTTTTTAGACAGCATCACCATCATCATCTGACATTTAGTTTTGTTTACATGTACAACGAAAACTATCTTCTTCCTTTGAGCCATGATGAGGTCGTTCATATGAAGGGTTCGCTCATTAATAAAATGCCCGGAAGCAACGATAAAAAGTTTGCAAACCTTAGAGCGCTTTATGCGTTGATGTTCGCTCATCCCGGTAAAAAACTGCTCTTTATGGGTGCAGAGTTTGCACAGTTTGCAGAATGGAATTTCCAGCAGAGTCTTGACTGGCATCTACTAGAGTATAAAGAGCACAGAGGCATAAATAATATTTTAAAGACACTTAACAGACTTTATATAGATCTGCCGGCACTGCATAAAAACGATGTGCAAAGCAGCGGTTTTGAGTGGATAGACGAAAATGATTATACGGCAAATGTGATCTCCTTTGTTCGTAAGGGCGGCAGGGGTGTCAAGTCTCTTCTTATTATCTGTAATTTTTCAGACAAAGAGCACACAAGCTACAGGATCGGAGTTCCGAATAAGGGCGAATATATAGAGGTCTTTAACTCTGATGATGAGTCTTTTGGCGGTGAGGGAAGAGTAAACGCTAAATCTATGACATCAGAGACAAAGATATGCCATGGAAGGAAAAATAGCCTTCAGGTGACACTTCCGCCTCTGAGCGTCGTCTATCTGCAAAAGGCAAAATAG
- a CDS encoding cation-transporting P-type ATPase, with protein MRAYELSADRLLKEFRTTGNGLALSDIKKRQADFGKNIIERKKEKNYYKEYFKQYIEFFPILLEIAGVLAFIAEYYQPDQGNDILGYAIFGAVIINATFTFWQNFKADKAMEALLKLMPTIIKVKREGKVLEVDAGELVPGDIIILEEGDKIAADGVLLESNELYINTSSLNGESKPSKRELTCKDAKREIDAKNMVFAGTSVVNGSGEAVVVATSMATEFGKIATLTSNIEKGLTPLEKEIINMTKILTVLALIAGVVFFLLGYFSGKGILIAAIFALSLIVANVPEGLLPTITLSLSLASQRMAKKNALIKNLASVQTLGSVTTICTDKTGTLTKNEMTLKEIYLTSGEKVSISGDGYEIKGEFTINNKNDNSDRYIKRLLQAGLFNSRASIEDDKIIGDPTELAIVAAAKKYDLKEDFEKIKENPFSSERKMMSTFGKIEGKEILLVKGAPEVIFTKATHYQDTDEIKKLDDDARKAIQKELEDFEDRAYRVLAIAISDRDEEEDLTLIGLVAIMDIARPEVKDALAKCYSAGIRTIMITGDNANTAAAIGRQIGLQYDGVITGDKVAQMSTEELQELLEEKTLIFARMASNQKLKIADALQKNGEVVAMTGDGVNDSPSLKKADIGIAMGSGTDVAKESSDMILLDDNFNSIVSAIEEGRTVYFNIKKFVTYILSSNVPEIVPYILSFFLKIPNPLSVIQILSIDLGSDMLPGLALGSEKPEKNIMKRPPVGKDEKILDWEVFKRGYFFIGIIEASAAMFAFMSFLFSHGWQYGDVNLSDPVFHAQAMTMTLLGAVTSQLANVWTMRSWDFNIWTISWKSNKTLLFAWGAVLVWIYMLLNVEAVQKVFNTAHVPTTDLWILLPFPVLILISHETYKYLRLKKMQYLNID; from the coding sequence ATGAGGGCTTATGAGTTAAGCGCCGATAGATTATTAAAAGAGTTCCGAACAACCGGCAACGGACTGGCACTTAGTGATATAAAAAAAAGACAGGCCGACTTTGGAAAAAATATAATCGAAAGGAAAAAAGAGAAAAACTACTATAAAGAGTATTTTAAACAGTACATAGAGTTTTTTCCTATCCTGCTTGAAATCGCAGGAGTCCTGGCTTTTATAGCCGAGTACTATCAGCCGGATCAGGGAAACGATATCTTGGGATACGCCATCTTTGGAGCTGTTATTATCAATGCGACTTTCACGTTTTGGCAGAACTTCAAAGCCGATAAAGCGATGGAAGCTCTTTTAAAACTCATGCCGACCATCATAAAAGTCAAACGCGAAGGAAAAGTTTTAGAAGTCGATGCAGGTGAGCTAGTTCCCGGAGACATCATCATCCTTGAAGAGGGTGATAAGATAGCCGCTGACGGTGTTTTACTTGAGTCGAACGAACTTTACATCAATACCTCTTCTCTTAACGGCGAATCAAAACCGAGTAAAAGAGAGCTTACATGTAAGGATGCAAAACGTGAGATAGATGCTAAAAACATGGTCTTTGCAGGAACAAGCGTTGTTAACGGGAGCGGAGAAGCCGTGGTCGTAGCTACAAGTATGGCTACGGAATTCGGAAAGATCGCAACTCTTACAAGCAATATCGAAAAAGGGCTGACTCCTCTTGAAAAAGAGATAATCAATATGACCAAGATACTGACCGTACTGGCACTTATAGCAGGAGTCGTGTTTTTTCTTCTTGGATACTTTTCGGGTAAAGGGATACTTATCGCTGCCATCTTCGCACTCTCGCTTATCGTCGCCAATGTGCCTGAAGGCCTGCTGCCGACTATCACTTTATCACTTTCTCTTGCCTCACAAAGGATGGCAAAAAAAAATGCACTTATAAAAAACCTTGCTTCTGTTCAGACTCTTGGAAGTGTCACAACGATATGTACGGACAAGACGGGGACTCTCACAAAAAACGAGATGACCTTAAAGGAGATCTATCTCACCAGCGGAGAAAAAGTATCTATCAGCGGAGACGGGTATGAGATCAAGGGCGAGTTTACAATAAATAACAAAAATGACAATTCAGACAGATATATAAAGAGACTCTTACAAGCCGGGCTATTTAACTCAAGAGCAAGCATCGAAGATGACAAGATAATCGGTGATCCGACTGAACTCGCCATTGTAGCAGCAGCTAAAAAATATGATCTAAAAGAGGATTTTGAAAAGATAAAAGAGAACCCTTTTAGCTCTGAAAGAAAGATGATGTCTACCTTTGGAAAAATTGAGGGCAAAGAGATTTTACTCGTAAAAGGTGCTCCGGAGGTGATCTTTACAAAAGCAACACATTATCAAGACACAGATGAGATCAAAAAGTTAGACGACGATGCAAGAAAGGCTATCCAAAAAGAGCTTGAAGATTTTGAAGACAGAGCATATAGAGTCCTGGCGATCGCCATAAGTGATAGGGATGAAGAGGAGGATCTGACACTTATTGGCCTTGTCGCCATAATGGATATTGCAAGACCTGAAGTCAAAGATGCACTTGCTAAGTGCTATAGTGCAGGCATCAGGACTATTATGATCACCGGAGACAATGCCAATACGGCAGCGGCTATCGGCAGACAGATAGGACTTCAGTATGACGGTGTCATCACAGGCGATAAAGTAGCGCAGATGAGCACTGAAGAGCTTCAAGAGCTGCTGGAAGAGAAGACTCTTATCTTTGCAAGAATGGCAAGTAATCAAAAACTAAAGATCGCTGATGCTCTGCAAAAAAACGGTGAAGTCGTAGCGATGACGGGAGACGGAGTCAATGACTCCCCTTCACTGAAAAAAGCGGACATTGGCATCGCTATGGGAAGCGGTACCGACGTGGCAAAAGAGTCAAGCGACATGATACTTCTTGATGACAACTTCAACTCCATCGTCTCGGCGATCGAAGAGGGAAGAACCGTATACTTCAATATCAAAAAGTTTGTGACCTATATACTCTCATCAAACGTACCAGAGATCGTGCCCTACATCCTCTCCTTCTTTTTAAAGATACCAAACCCGCTCTCAGTTATCCAGATCCTCTCTATCGACCTTGGTTCAGATATGCTACCGGGTCTTGCTCTTGGAAGCGAGAAGCCTGAAAAGAACATCATGAAAAGACCGCCTGTTGGCAAGGATGAAAAGATCCTCGACTGGGAAGTCTTTAAACGGGGATATTTCTTTATAGGTATCATCGAAGCAAGTGCGGCGATGTTTGCCTTTATGAGCTTTCTTTTCTCTCACGGATGGCAGTATGGAGATGTAAACTTAAGCGATCCAGTCTTTCACGCTCAAGCGATGACTATGACACTTTTAGGAGCTGTGACCAGCCAGCTGGCAAATGTATGGACGATGAGAAGCTGGGATTTTAATATCTGGACGATCAGTTGGAAGTCAAACAAAACACTACTATTCGCATGGGGCGCCGTTTTAGTGTGGATATATATGCTCTTAAACGTGGAAGCGGTTCAAAAAGTGTTTAATACGGCCCATGTGCCGACAACAGATCTATGGATACTGCTTCCATTTCCCGTCTTGATACTGATCTCCCACGAGACATATAAGTATCTTAGACTTAAAAAAATGCAGTATCTCAATATCGACTGA
- the pgm gene encoding phosphoglucomutase (alpha-D-glucose-1,6-bisphosphate-dependent) produces MSLNQLAGKKAPKEILVNIEDLINSYYMKKPDLSKQESMVSFGTSGHRGTAFNGSFNEDHILAITQAVVEYRKDKVSGALFIGMDTHGLSTPAHKTALEVLAANKITTYYSLKYTPTPVISNAILTHENTDGIVVTPSHNPPEDGGFKYNSTNGGPAAEDATSWIENRANEILKNGLRDVKRIPYEEALRSEYLIEYDFITPYVEALKDVIDMDAIKCSGIKIGADALGGSGMDYYNAIKKHYGLDMTVLNDTPDFTFSFMHCDKDGKIRMDCSSPYAMAGLIELKDKYDIAFGNDTDFDRHGIVTKSKGLLNPNHYLAVAIDYLAKQRDFKGLGVGKTLVSSSMIDRVCVDNGIKVFETPVGFKWFVEPMINKEIFFGGEESAGASFLRKDQGLWSTDKDGIIMTLLSAEILAKTGIDPGEYYENLTKKFGSPVYARIDAPANFEQKKILKNLSPDDIKTTTLAGEKIEKILTVADNGAKIGGLKVVAKNGWFAIRPSGTEDVYKIYAESFIDEVHLKSIQKEAQDIVNSLF; encoded by the coding sequence ATGTCATTAAATCAACTAGCCGGAAAAAAAGCACCTAAAGAAATTTTAGTAAATATTGAAGATCTGATCAATTCATATTATATGAAAAAACCTGACTTATCAAAACAGGAAAGTATGGTCTCATTTGGAACTTCAGGTCACAGAGGTACAGCTTTTAACGGAAGTTTTAACGAAGATCATATCTTAGCCATCACTCAGGCAGTCGTTGAGTACAGAAAAGATAAAGTGAGTGGCGCCTTGTTTATAGGGATGGATACGCACGGACTTTCTACTCCTGCACACAAAACTGCTTTAGAGGTACTCGCTGCCAACAAAATCACCACCTACTACAGCTTAAAGTACACGCCTACACCGGTCATATCAAATGCCATTCTCACTCATGAAAATACAGACGGTATCGTCGTCACCCCTTCACATAACCCACCTGAAGACGGAGGGTTCAAGTATAACTCTACTAACGGCGGTCCAGCTGCTGAAGATGCGACATCATGGATAGAAAACAGAGCCAACGAGATATTAAAAAACGGTCTTAGAGATGTAAAACGCATCCCGTATGAGGAGGCCCTAAGATCTGAATACCTGATCGAATATGATTTTATCACGCCTTATGTAGAAGCTCTCAAAGACGTGATCGATATGGATGCAATTAAATGCTCAGGCATAAAGATAGGTGCAGACGCGCTTGGCGGTTCGGGTATGGACTATTACAACGCGATCAAAAAGCATTACGGGCTGGATATGACTGTCCTAAACGACACTCCCGACTTTACCTTCTCATTTATGCACTGTGATAAAGACGGCAAAATACGTATGGACTGTTCAAGTCCCTATGCGATGGCAGGTCTTATAGAGCTCAAAGACAAGTATGACATCGCCTTTGGAAACGACACGGACTTCGACAGACACGGCATCGTCACAAAAAGCAAAGGGCTTTTAAATCCAAACCACTACCTTGCCGTCGCCATAGACTATCTGGCAAAACAAAGAGACTTTAAAGGACTAGGCGTAGGCAAGACACTTGTAAGCAGTTCAATGATAGACAGAGTCTGTGTGGACAACGGGATTAAAGTGTTTGAAACGCCGGTCGGTTTTAAATGGTTTGTCGAGCCTATGATAAACAAAGAGATATTCTTTGGCGGTGAAGAGAGTGCAGGAGCAAGTTTTCTTAGAAAAGATCAAGGACTCTGGAGCACGGATAAAGACGGCATTATCATGACACTTTTAAGTGCAGAGATACTGGCAAAGACCGGAATTGATCCCGGAGAGTATTATGAGAATCTGACAAAAAAATTCGGTAGTCCGGTCTATGCAAGGATAGACGCACCCGCAAACTTCGAACAAAAAAAGATACTTAAAAACTTATCGCCGGATGATATCAAAACGACTACACTGGCAGGCGAGAAGATCGAAAAGATACTCACAGTCGCAGATAACGGAGCAAAAATAGGCGGGCTAAAGGTAGTCGCGAAAAACGGATGGTTTGCCATCAGACCGTCGGGTACTGAAGATGTATATAAGATATATGCGGAGAGTTTTATAGATGAAGTCCATCTAAAAAGTATTCAAAAAGAGGCACAAGATATCGTAAATTCATTGTTTTAG
- a CDS encoding 30S ribosomal protein S1, whose amino-acid sequence MAIDNEPLEEENFAEMFEASLKEQESNRITEGEIVEIQAEDNRALVGVGDKLEGILSLDELRDENGELAFKVGDKITVMVTGHYNERPKISYKKVLEQKKTLDFIEANKENFEDLIIEGTITKKNRGGYVVEADDVSFFMPRSLAAFKDNEDVVGRKIKAQVVKIDDAENTIVVSRRKLFNEERKRKKEIIDALMQEDVIVEGTIKKITSYGMFVDVGGVDGLVHYNEISYKGPVNPSKLYKEGDVVTVKAISYDKDKRHLSLSIKAVQPDPWAEVEDELDEGDTITVTVSNVEAYGVFVDLGNDIEGFLHISEITWDKNVKNPADYLTVGQEIDVEVIEINPKTHKLRVSLKRLLPKPFDEFVKNFHEGDVVDGTVTSLTDFGAFVRIGGVEGLLHNQDASWEKNVKCKDVLKVGDEVKVKIAKINKEDQKISLNSKALQESPIDKFATTHKVNQVVRGKIRDIKDFGIFVQLEDGIDALIRDEDLSPLVKEELEIGSDIEAAIAAIDTRRDRIRLSVKKLDYIKNQELMNEINDNESHSLGDLIKDQLQ is encoded by the coding sequence ATGGCAATCGATAACGAACCATTAGAAGAAGAAAATTTTGCTGAGATGTTTGAAGCTTCGCTAAAGGAGCAAGAGTCAAATCGTATAACTGAAGGCGAAATCGTAGAGATACAAGCAGAAGATAACAGAGCTTTAGTAGGCGTAGGCGATAAATTAGAAGGTATTCTAAGTTTAGATGAATTACGTGATGAAAACGGAGAACTTGCGTTTAAAGTAGGTGATAAGATCACTGTTATGGTGACTGGTCACTACAATGAGCGTCCAAAGATATCTTATAAAAAGGTACTTGAGCAGAAGAAAACTCTAGACTTCATCGAAGCAAATAAAGAAAACTTCGAGGACTTAATAATAGAAGGTACTATTACTAAGAAAAACCGTGGTGGTTACGTTGTTGAAGCAGATGATGTGTCATTCTTTATGCCTCGTTCACTAGCAGCATTCAAAGATAATGAAGATGTTGTAGGACGTAAAATAAAAGCTCAAGTCGTTAAGATCGATGATGCTGAGAACACTATTGTTGTTTCACGTCGTAAACTGTTTAACGAAGAGCGTAAGCGTAAAAAAGAGATCATCGATGCATTGATGCAAGAAGATGTTATCGTTGAAGGTACTATCAAAAAGATCACTAGCTACGGTATGTTCGTAGATGTTGGTGGTGTTGACGGTCTAGTACACTACAACGAGATCTCTTATAAAGGTCCTGTTAACCCGTCTAAACTTTATAAAGAGGGCGATGTAGTAACAGTTAAAGCTATATCTTACGATAAAGATAAACGTCACCTTTCACTTTCTATCAAAGCGGTTCAACCGGATCCATGGGCAGAAGTTGAAGATGAGTTGGATGAAGGCGATACAATCACGGTAACTGTAAGTAATGTAGAAGCTTACGGTGTATTTGTTGACCTTGGAAACGATATCGAAGGTTTCCTACACATTTCTGAGATTACTTGGGACAAAAACGTTAAAAACCCTGCAGATTATTTAACTGTCGGTCAAGAGATAGATGTTGAAGTTATTGAGATCAACCCTAAGACTCATAAACTACGTGTATCATTAAAACGTCTTTTACCAAAACCTTTTGATGAGTTCGTTAAAAACTTTCACGAAGGTGATGTTGTAGACGGTACTGTTACATCATTAACTGATTTCGGTGCATTCGTTCGTATCGGTGGTGTTGAAGGTCTACTTCATAACCAAGATGCTAGCTGGGAAAAGAACGTTAAATGTAAAGATGTTCTAAAAGTCGGTGACGAAGTGAAAGTAAAAATAGCGAAGATCAATAAAGAGGATCAAAAGATCTCTTTAAACTCTAAAGCTTTACAAGAAAGCCCGATCGATAAATTTGCTACGACTCATAAAGTAAACCAAGTTGTGCGCGGTAAGATCCGTGATATAAAAGATTTCGGTATCTTTGTTCAACTTGAAGACGGTATCGATGCACTTATCCGTGATGAAGATCTGTCTCCTTTAGTAAAAGAGGAACTAGAGATCGGTTCAGATATCGAAGCTGCAATCGCTGCAATAGATACTCGCCGTGACCGTATTCGTTTATCAGTTAAAAAACTGGATTATATTAAAAATCAAGAGTTAATGAATGAGATTAATGACAATGAGTCTCACTCTTTAGGTGATTTAATAAAAGATCAACTACAATAA
- the serA gene encoding phosphoglycerate dehydrogenase — MEKSTVIVCDHIHEAGLKMLQDDENINYVFAADVDKTELLNMLVDADVAITRSSTDVDEKFIAHAKNMKAIVRAGVGVDNVDIEGCSKEGIIVMNVPTANTIAAVELTMAHMLSCMRMFPYSHDHLKNQRIWKREKWYGYELKGKKLGVIGFGNIGSRVAKRAKAFEMDIVAYDPYIHPSKVTDLDMVYTENFDDILACDVITIHTPKNSETIDIINEKEIAKMKDGVVLVNCARGGLYNEEALYNGLKSGKIRFAGIDVFVKEPATSNPLLDLDNIIVSPHLGANTYESQYNIGVQAADQAIQAAKGMAYPNAFNLPIDESKIPAFVKPYMEMGQKLGFLASQKNRAPIVSIKVSGQGAIAEFVDSLSTFVTVGALAENSGDTINYVNADFIAKEKGIKVETEALADSSVYKNLITVKLTTDKTVTTIRATIFDDNIQRIVEIDGFSVDVALKGNLIFFKNTDVPGVIGSVGTILASHNVNISDFRLGRNSKAEALAVIIVDSAVSDTVLKELSNLEACISVSYARI, encoded by the coding sequence ATGGAAAAAAGTACAGTAATAGTTTGTGATCATATTCATGAAGCTGGACTTAAAATGCTTCAGGATGATGAAAACATAAACTATGTTTTTGCTGCAGATGTTGATAAAACAGAACTTTTAAATATGTTAGTAGATGCTGATGTAGCTATTACACGTAGTTCTACTGATGTTGATGAAAAATTTATAGCACATGCTAAAAATATGAAAGCTATCGTTCGTGCAGGTGTGGGTGTTGATAATGTCGATATCGAAGGCTGTTCTAAAGAGGGTATCATCGTTATGAACGTACCAACAGCAAACACTATTGCTGCAGTCGAACTTACAATGGCTCATATGCTTTCATGTATGAGAATGTTCCCATACTCTCATGACCACCTTAAAAATCAACGTATCTGGAAACGTGAAAAATGGTACGGTTATGAACTAAAAGGCAAAAAACTAGGTGTTATCGGTTTTGGTAATATCGGTTCACGCGTTGCAAAACGTGCGAAAGCTTTTGAGATGGATATCGTTGCATACGATCCATATATTCATCCGTCAAAAGTAACTGATCTTGATATGGTATATACTGAAAACTTTGATGATATCCTAGCTTGTGACGTTATCACGATCCATACTCCGAAAAACAGTGAGACTATCGATATTATTAATGAAAAAGAGATCGCTAAGATGAAAGACGGCGTAGTTTTAGTGAACTGTGCTCGTGGTGGTCTTTACAATGAGGAAGCTCTTTATAACGGTTTAAAATCTGGTAAGATCCGTTTTGCAGGTATAGACGTTTTCGTTAAAGAACCGGCTACAAGCAATCCTTTACTAGACTTAGATAATATTATCGTTTCTCCTCACTTAGGTGCAAATACGTATGAATCTCAGTACAACATCGGTGTACAAGCGGCTGATCAGGCTATTCAAGCTGCAAAAGGTATGGCATATCCAAATGCATTCAATCTTCCTATAGATGAAAGCAAAATACCTGCATTTGTAAAACCGTATATGGAGATGGGACAAAAGTTAGGTTTCCTTGCTTCTCAAAAGAACCGTGCTCCGATCGTTTCTATCAAAGTAAGCGGACAGGGTGCTATAGCAGAGTTTGTTGATTCTCTTTCAACATTCGTTACAGTTGGAGCTTTAGCTGAAAACAGCGGAGATACTATCAACTATGTAAATGCTGATTTTATTGCAAAAGAGAAAGGTATTAAAGTCGAGACTGAGGCTCTAGCTGACTCATCTGTGTATAAAAACCTTATCACCGTAAAACTAACGACAGATAAAACAGTAACGACTATCAGAGCGACAATATTCGACGATAATATCCAACGTATCGTAGAGATCGACGGATTTAGTGTTGATGTTGCTTTAAAAGGCAACTTGATATTCTTTAAAAATACCGACGTTCCGGGAGTGATCGGAAGTGTCGGTACGATACTAGCAAGCCATAACGTAAATATCTCGGATTTCCGTCTTGGAAGAAACTCTAAAGCAGAGGCACTTGCAGTGATCATCGTTGACAGCGCTGTCAGCGATACAGTACTAAAAGAACTTAGCAACCTTGAAGCTTGCATCAGCGTAAGTTACGCAAGAATATAA